A region of Oryzias latipes chromosome 18, ASM223467v1 DNA encodes the following proteins:
- the LOC111949234 gene encoding C-C motif chemokine 5-like isoform X1 codes for MRTAAILLLCILGAALFCTVSCNSSSGPDNCCFKFFPGTLSASRIRSFILTDDRCPKPGVVFVTRRNLNICVEKNATWVQEVLQTLVN; via the exons ATGAGGACCGCCGCCATCCTCCTGCTCTGCATCCTGGGAGCTGCGCTCTTCTGCACCGTCTCCTGCAACA GTTCCAGCGGTCCAGACAACTGCTGCTTCAAATTCTTCCCAGGAACGTTGAGTGCCTCCAGAATCCGTTCTTTCATTCTGACCGATGATCGTTGTCCCAAACCTGGAGTCGT ctTTGTAACAAGAAGGAACCTCAATATCTGTGTGGAAAAGAATGCCACCTGGGTTCAAGAAGTCCTTCAAACATTGGTCAATTAG